A window of Deltaproteobacteria bacterium genomic DNA:
TTTGATTCGCGGGGGCCGGGTAAAAGATTTGCCAGGGGTTCGTTATCATATCATTCGTGGGACGCTCGATGCCGTTGGGGTAGAAAAAAGACGGCAAGCGCGTTCAAAATATGGGGCTAAACGTCCTAAAAACTAGGTGAGAGCTTATGTCGCGTAAAGGAAAAACCGTTCATCGTAAAATTTTGCCTGATCCTAAATACAAGGATAAGTTAGTGGCTAAGCTCGCCAACAAAATAATGTGGGGTGGCAAAAAAAGTTTAGCTGAACGTATTGTTTATGGAGCCTTTGATATTATTGGTAGCAGGTTAGGTGATGATCCGCTCAAGGTTTACAAACAGGCGATGGATAACATTAAACCAGTACTTGAAGTTGTGTCGCGGCGAGTCGGGGGTGCTAACTATCAAGTGCCTA
This region includes:
- the rpsG gene encoding 30S ribosomal protein S7, which translates into the protein MSRKGKTVHRKILPDPKYKDKLVAKLANKIMWGGKKSLAERIVYGAFDIIGSRLGDDPLKVYKQAMDNIKPVLEVVSRRVGGANYQVPIEVRSDRRVTLALRWLITYARERGEKTMKDRLAGEIIEAYHNRGAAIKKRDDVHKMAESNKAFAHFRW